Part of the Planctomycetota bacterium genome is shown below.
CCCAGAACAGCAACAGGCTCTCGTCGCCGTCTTCTTCCTCGATAAGGAAGGTGATGAGTTGAACACGGCCGCCGGGGTTGAGGGCCGGGTCGGACGTGTGCAGGCCGGACTCGCCACCGTCACGGGCGACGAGGGTGGTGGCGGATTCCGCGTTGAACACGACCGGAGCGCTGTTGAGCATGCCGAACTGGTCGGTCATGTCGAGCATTTGGAAGCCGGTGTCGGTCAGGATGCCGAACTCCTGAATGTTGTCGGAGTAAGAGGCGACGAGTTCGGCGGTGTACAGGCCGGCACCGATGGACGAGTCGGACCCGTCATCGGCGACCCGGAAGGCGGTGACGCTGCCGGACACGTAGTCGGCGCCGCTGCGGCTGAAGGTGCCGCCGAAGGTGGCTTCGAGAATGCCGATGAAGCCGGGCTCACCCGCGCCGAGCGCACCGGTCTCGGTCGTGGCTGCCGAGGCAGCTGTGCCGGTAAGGGCGAAGACGGAAGCGGCTAAAAGTGTATTGCGCATTGCTGTTGCGAATCGGTTGCTGGACATGAGTTTCCTGAATATTGGCGAGGTTGATCGTGGCGAGTTAACGAAAACCGGGGGATCTCCCGGTGCCCGAGACGATCCGTGTCTCAGCGACAAACTTGTAAAGCCTCTGCGAGCGAAAACCGGTCGTCGTAGAGCGCTCGACCGATAATGACACCTTTTATCGCGGAAGGTCGGATTAATTGAAGATCAGAAATGTTCGCAACACCCCCCGAGGCGATCACCGGGGTGTCGGTCGTGTCGGCTAGCGCGGATGTTCCGGCGAAATCGATGCCCGACAGCATACCGTCTCGCGCCACGTCCGTGTAGAGCAAAGCACCCAATCCGGTCCCGGTCGTGCGATTCGCAATCTCTTGGGCGGTCACGGTTTCTGTGTGAGTCCAGGCGGCGGTGGCGACTTGGCCGTTTTTGGCGTCGATGGCGAGGGTGAGGCGTTGCGGCATGTCGGTGCGGGCCATCAGTGCCTCGAACCACGGCCAATCCCGGATCGCCTTGGTGCCGACCACGACCCGCGTGACGCCGGCGTCGAGCAGGGCATCCACGTCGGCGGTCGAACGGACCCCGCCGCCGGCCTGCACCCGAAGCCCGCTGGCGTCGGCGATACGTCGGATTACGTCGAGCTGCGAAACTTTGCCCGCCTTGGCCCCGTCCAGGTCGACGACATGAAGCCACTGCGCGCCCGCGTGGGCGAAGCTTTGTGCGACGGCGATCGGGTCGTCGGCGTAGTCGATCTGGCGTTCGTAATCGCCCTGGACAAGCCGGATGACCTTGCCGCCACGCAGGTCGATCGCGGGGTAAAGCGTCAGGGCTGGCCTGTCGGCGATCGAAGTATTGGCCGTCGCGGTCATCGGCCGATGCTAGCCAAGTGCCTGGCCTTTGGTGTGTCACGCCGGCGAGGCTCGGTGGTCCTGTAATCCTCACTTGGCCCACCCGCGGATGCCCTGTTGTTTACCCAGATCCCTTTTCCGATGAACCAGAATTACCCCTCGCGTTCCGCCGTGCTTGAAAAACTTGAAGAGCGTCGTCTTCTTGCGGTCAGCCCGATCCTCGCGGGCAAGAACAACACCGAGATCCCGCTCGACACCGACGGCACCCAACTCGATTACAACTTCGTGACCGTCCGGTTCGACGGCGAGGTCCAACTCGGTGATAACCCCGAGGCCGGCTTTGGTCTGCGTGGTTACGCAATCAATCCGCTTTCGGGTGGTCAACAGCAGATCGTCATCCCGACCTCCGAGCACCAGATCCTTCAGGACGAGAACGGCGACGACACGATCGTCCGGTTCAAGACCGAGTTCCGCGCCCGCAAGGGCGGACGGTTGTACCTCTACGAAGGTGCGCTGCGGGATCTCAACGGCGACGACGTGCTCAACACCCCCAGCGATGCGATTCCGAACATCCGCCTCGAGAAGGGTTTGAACAAGCCGCGGTTTACGCTGGCACTGCGTCCGTTCGTGCCGTATGACTTCACGTTCTTCAACAAGGATTTCTTCGACGCCTCGCCCGACCCGATCACGCGTCCGGTACTCGGGCCTAACGAACTTCGTGCGGACCTGGCGAGCTTCCTGGCCGATCGCGGGCTCGAGCAGAGCGTCATCGACCAGGCGGTTGCCCAGTTCGACGACTCGACCGTGCAGACGCGCGTGCCCGACGCCACGCTCCGCGCCGGCCTGTTATCGCTCTACGGCACCGACGGCGAGCCGGCCATCGATGCGATACTCGGTACGCTCAATCCGACGGGGCAGCCGTACACCATCCTCGGCTACGACACGACGCTCCCGCCCGAAGTTCGCCGCGCCGAATCCAAACTGGAGAACGGCCGGCTCCGTCTGATCTTTAAGCAGGAACTTGCCGACGAGCACTACGCCTCGCTGGGCGCGCTGATCGCGCACGAAGTCATGCACAACGATGTCGGCATCGTGCAAAACGAGGAGATCGTCGCGCACCTCGTCGAGGCGAGTGTCTGGGCCGACCACATTCAGACCCGCCCGGCCATCGCCCGCTACGGCACGCCCAATGTCACCGAGCAGAACGGCCGACTCGTCGCGTTGCTCAACTCCGGCGACCGGCTCTACCCGCGCACCGGCATCCTGGGAGCGCCGCTCAACAACGAGGGCAACGAGGTTTACGTCAACGGCTCGGGACTGTTCGCGGATGACCCGATCAGCTTCGAGGACGAAATCCGGCAGGAGTTTGAAGCCCGCGGCGTCATCGACGGCGCACTTCAAGCCAACACCAGCCCGATCACCGATATCCTGCTCAACCTCCTCGAACCGGGCGACTACACGTTCGAGAACTTCAACACCAGCCTGCTGGAGACGATCGACGCCAACCAGCGCTTCTTCGGCGACGCCGAGGCGGTCGCGGTGGCCGGCATCCTGAAAATGGCTCCGCAGCCGATGAACATCAACATCTGAGTAGTCGCTGTGCAAGTTCAACCACAAAGCCCACGCCTTCAGGCGTGGGTCTTTTGCTTCACCGCCGCAATCGCGTTGAACGTCCGGCCCTCGGCGATGTACTTACGCTCGAAGTTGGTGCCGACCACCTCGCCCTCGCCGGCCGAGCCGTAGCCGCGGTAGTCGACGCGTTG
Proteins encoded:
- the hisA gene encoding 1-(5-phosphoribosyl)-5-[(5-phosphoribosylamino)methylideneamino]imidazole-4-carboxamide isomerase: MTATANTSIADRPALTLYPAIDLRGGKVIRLVQGDYERQIDYADDPIAVAQSFAHAGAQWLHVVDLDGAKAGKVSQLDVIRRIADASGLRVQAGGGVRSTADVDALLDAGVTRVVVGTKAIRDWPWFEALMARTDMPQRLTLAIDAKNGQVATAAWTHTETVTAQEIANRTTGTGLGALLYTDVARDGMLSGIDFAGTSALADTTDTPVIASGGVANISDLQLIRPSAIKGVIIGRALYDDRFSLAEALQVCR